Below is a genomic region from Alosa alosa isolate M-15738 ecotype Scorff River chromosome 24, AALO_Geno_1.1, whole genome shotgun sequence.
GCCTGTATTCGTTCCCAGTATGGCCTCTATCTTCTCCAGCAGCCCCTTCATCTGTTTCTTCCTCTCTAGATTTATATTTTTGAAGATGTGATATCCTCCACCAGTGCCATCAACCAGAGTCTGAAGTCCAGGGCTCTCTTTCAAAAAATCTCTCTACATGTTTTTTGTCCACCAGGTCTCCTCCAGTGAACAAAACAATGGTGAACTTTAGAGCCTGCTCTCCAAAGTTAGTCTGGATCCACTTCAATGTGGTGTCATTCTCCTCTGTGAATCTGTCCAGGTGAATCACCAATAAGAAAATGTGGGGTCCTAGACTTGTATTTGCCTTTTCTGACAGCCATGAACCCTTCTCTGATGTGATTCCTGGTGTGTCAATaacagtgatgtttcttccatcCACAACTCCATGTTGACTCTCACAGTATTTACGTAGTTACAGGGAAATCAGACGCTTCAGACTTAAACACCTCTCTGCCGAGGATGATGTTTCCTGATGCACTCTTTCCTGCTCCAGTCTTCCCCAACAACATTACTCTCACCTCAGGAAGGTGGACAGCATCTGTAGgaaaacaatgacaatgaagtgtaagtgtgtaaaaGTGTTGTTAGATATTGTCCGTATAAGTTAAAGTTTCAAAGGAACAGGCCAACTTGTTGGAAAGTTAGCCTGTTTGCCTTCTACCCCAGGGTTCGATAAGAGGATATATACCAGAGCTTGTTAACTCCTATTAGAAATTCTAATTCTAAATATACATAGCTATACCTTTCTCGTCCCTGTGCCTGAAGTACGCAGTACACAGTCTGACAACACTGTTAGCTTaacttagcataattcactggaagtgggttagaTTAACCTACAGCTCCCAAAACTGACAAAATAGACTTCCTAACAACTCCAAAATGTTTTAATTCACATGTTGTGATCTGTGTATTTACCAAGTGTAGaaataataatgtaaaatgAGACACAGCTATTTCATAAGCAGGCACATGCGTAACTACATTCTCATGTTGGCGAACATTAAAATTATTACTGCCCACACAGCTGTGCTTTGTCAAGTCACAACATTTAAATAAGAACATTTTGGACTTGTTAGGGAGTCTGTATCTTCACTTTTGGGAGCTATACACTAAACAAATCTAACCCATTTCCAattaattatgctaagctaagctaggCTAGCACTATACTTTGTTGTCAGACAGCATTATTGCATGCTCCCAGAGAGGGGTCATTCTTATGTttcgggtcctatgttccctgggtcctatgttccccggtcgggtttagggttagggttgtggTTAGGGTTGTGGTTAGGGTTGggatgttccccggtcccatacaaagtgAAGAACATAACATAAGGTAGCCtgtatcctcttatctaactctggggtagacGGCAGATCTCATTTCCCAAAGAGTTGCCGTGTGCCTTTAAATGCTTACCTTTAGTTATGTGGCCAAAGTGGTGGAATCTGACAGTCTGAAGTGACATCATGACACCAAGCACAATCAACAACATCCACGGAATACCTGCATTTACATTAGTGAATACAAACGTAACCTTCGTAAGTATAATAAATTCAAtatcacacaaacatgtactgtAAATCAGTCAGTTACTGGTAGCATTACCTGGAATATGtgccttatttcttctcattttcCTCAGCTCTCGATTCTGTTttcctgtcttcctctcctcttcctgtctCACAGTTGTCTTCATCTTTATCTTCACTTCATTGTTGTAGGCATAACCTGCATTCTTCATCAGTGTATGGTCAATCTTCTTGATGAGCCCCTTTACTTGATGGTCTGTTGGAAAGTTGTTGTTTAAGACACAATATTTTCCTTCCACACAATCAAGAATAGTCTGAAGTCCACAATTCTCATTCAGAAATTCCTCTTTAAGATTTTGATCCATCACATCTCCTCCAGTGAACAAAACGATGGTGAACTTCAGAGCCTCTTCTCCAAAGTTGCTTTGAATCCAGTTAACTTCATTGCTGTCCTCCTCAGGAAATTTGCCCAGTGGAATCACCAATAAGAAAACATGGGGCCCAAGTTCTTTAATTTTCTTTGCTGACAGCCATGAATCCTTCTCTAATGTGATCCCTGGTGTGTCAATAACAGTGACGTTTCTTCCCACCACAACTCCACTTTGACTTTCACAGTGTTTGGTCACTGGTAAAGTAGACACCTCCGACTTAAACATCTCACTGCCCAGGATGATGTTTCCTGATGCACTCTTTCCTGCTCCAGTCTTCCCCAACAACATTACTCTCACCTCAGGAAGGTCAACATGATCTGTTAAAATAAGACATGACAGTGATGAGATGTTATTTAATGTTATGAAAGACTAATGCAATGTGGACGTGGTCAAGTATTAATTGTATTGTGGAGTCCGGACTTAATACAATTGACAACTACACATGTGATGtaatacacaaatacaattctGATTCAAGGATACACCGTATCTTACCTGAAATGCTCATTGACCTCACTTTTTCTTGTGACACTCTCGATGTCTGTTCAAGATTAACTAAACAATTTGAAGACAATGCGCGTGCCTTGAAGTGGTCAGCCAGGTGACACACAGAATGAGGCCTTGCAAGTCTTACAATGTTTTGCAGCATTGTAAACATTCCCAAGGCATATGTCACATGCTGTTTGGTTGTGTTGAATGGACCAAGTGGCTTTTAATACTATGGAAAGTAATATAAATATTGTcagtttaatatatatttttacattttacactttCCACTATACATTCATCAGCAATTATCCAAAAGGTTATGAAAAAGAAATCTGGAGTATTTTAATGTGAAGAATAACAACATGATACAACAGTTTAACATACCTTTTGTCATCATCTTCACCAAAGTCAGTGTTGATTTCTTTTGGTCTGCCACTACATATGGATATGATATCTGGCGTTTCAAAACTGTGAGTGTATTTtccttttctgcatttttcACAGAATGTAAGATTAGGATGGTTGGTCACATGAGAAGTAGATTTATCATCCTTATATACAACTGTGGTACAATGCAAGTTATTTTTTCCAGTTTGGTTCAGTGTGTCCTGTTTTAGTCTTGTGAACTTGGGTGGTCCCTAGCTATATTCACCAATATGCTATCTAATCACAAGGACAGGGACATATGAGCTGGCAATTTATTTCTCCACATGAATATTGTGAAATGGACATGTAGTATTACTATCATTCAATTACAAGACCATGATTAGTGGTACAATTATAATTGTATATTCTATAGTACAATGATACACATCCTTCATGTCACTTGCGAGTAATAACGATCATAACGGGGCTAGGGGTCACATGTGTGTTCAGTTCTTGTAACTAGCCTAAGGACTGTAATATTGATCTCAAGTGAGATACTCTATAGCGATTTACCAGTTTCCCTCCCTGAAATTCAGTGTAGCCTTGAAAGTCTGCCTTGAAAATATTAAATCGCCAGATCTTTTGAATCCTTTTTAGAGTTACTGATTGAGATTCTTGCTTCAGTGTAATGTGTGATCTTACACGCAAGTCTGTGAGTGAGGTTGAGCATCAGAGAAGTCAATGTATTTGGACATTGAGCCTTCACTCCATACCGCCGAGTCAGCATCATCCTCATTGATTCTGCcaagaaaaaagtaatttgcaATAGCATGTTAAAAGGATGTACAGGTTACTGTATCTATTTGATGATGTACGTAGATGTGATTAATGAAACCCATAAGCATAAGTTTCCTAACAAATTCAGATCTAACAACACACTGACAAGAGACAGcagaattattatataataatgtaggcctatagtgaGATTGTAATTGGTCAAAAAGGCTTAAGTataagtactcttttgatcccgtgagggaaatttggtctctgcatttatcctaatccgtgaattagtgaaacacacacagcacatagtgtacacacagtgaggtgaagcacacactaatcccggcgcagtgagctgcctgcatcaacagcggcgctcggggagcagtgaggggttaggtgccttgctcaagggcacttcagacgtgcctactggtcggggttcgaaccggcaaccctccgtttacaggtccgaagtgctaaccagtaggccacggctgccccaaagctTGACTTCATTTAACTTTTGTTTTCTGGATTTTCTGGAGTTCACAAATGAACGGGTTCCCCCTTGATTGTCACAGACGTTCCATCCTTTAAAAATCGGGCTTAAAAATCGTGAGGTCTGTTTACAGCTTAACATAATTAAAACAATAGGCACTCTTGAAATAATATCAGACAATCACAGCTGTATTAAATGTAATGCAAGTTATTACTGAATGTAAAATACTGTAATGTTCAATTTACAGCAAAACCCCCCGAACAATCAAAGTACAAGGGACAATTTATTAACCAAAACAAAAGATATGCAGGCATCTCATAATGTGTTTAAGTTGTCATTAAAGTAATTCAAAAATGCACCTTGTATAAGGGGTCATTAACTTTGTCCATGAAATCTGGATTGACATGTTTTTGTGGATCTCTCATGGATGTATCTGCACCCTGTGCTTGCTCCTCTTTCATGTTTTCGTTGATCCTAAAATAAGAAAAAGTTTGCCACAGTAGACAAACCAACAATCATCAACATGTGTCTACTGCATAATTATTTATCCACATTATATGTGCCTATAAAATAACTAGTGCATACATTTCCCCTAAAATATATTTGTTATCACTTTACTCCATAAGATTGCATTATAAGAAAACATTATTCTGGGCCATGTCACAGCTCAAATACTAGAACACTCAAGCTTAGGTCTAAATTATGTGGCTGGTTTCTCCCTTGATGTGTATTTTAGAATGCcccattaataaaataaataaaaacatctaTAACATTTTTGTTGAAAATATCTGTGTTAAAAGAGATCATACCTGCAACACTATATTGAAGCTCCACTAATGGCAGTTGTTTCGCTTTCACAAAGCCTTAGGTTATGTtaacaaattaattaattaaccgAGTAACTTATTTTCTAACTTACCTATTGAATTATGTGATGCGTAAAATGTggattttaaatataaaaaggAAAGCTAAACATAGTTCCAGTCCACTTCACCATCCACATTTCTTGACTCATAATTCTCTTCATCAAGGCCATCAACAACTTCTGTCACAGTTATTACTTGACCAATCAGCTCCTTCTGCCCTGCTTGCTGTGTTTCAGAGATAAGGCTTGGTTAACCAGAGGAACCATCTGTCTACCCGAGATAGAAAATATGAATCCTGCAGTACTAATATTGACAGACAGAATAATAATTCCTCTCCTTTGCACTGTATCTTAAaggttattctattgctgtaagtcactttggataaaagcgtctgtcAAAATGAATAAGTGTAAATGTAAGTGAATTAATGATTTCAATACATAAGAAAGGCAGGTTACCTTTATCTCTGTGCGTTTAAAACTGACCACATTTTCACAGGGAAGAACAGAttgtttttctcctttttctcacaaacacacacacacacacacatacacatgcatacatacaaacacacacacacacacacacatacacatgcatacatacaaacacacacacacacacacacacacacacatggtaaccAGTCAATCAAATCAAAATGTTTTATTGCTGTGAGGCAGATGTTAAACTTTTTTCAAATCAGCTAAATAGATTTGATATGATAATCTGAACATTTCCCCCCTCagtttttctccattctcataCTCATTTAAGTTGTAGTTAACAAATACAAAGCAATCTTTATCAAGGTATCCTAACACAAATTTACCCTCTTGCACTGTGCAAAGTGTAGCAAAACCATTGAGGATGTCAGAATAACATTTTCTACTACAGCTGCAGAATTGTTCCACTTCAGCACCACTGGTGGCGGTGTGCTACCTACTGATGGGGAAAGCAACGGGCATTAGAAGTAGATGATGTTGAAAGTGGTATAGAGACAAACTGTGTGTCATTCAGTTGTTAAAAGATACGTAGACTTATGCTATCAGGAGGAAAATGGTTAAGCTTCCAAAGAATACAACAGGTTCTGACAGTTTTAGCAAATACATGATTGCAGGATTCCCTCTAGTGGTGAGTATGTAGAACTACATGGTTTACACCAGTATGGAGGAGGTCACAGAGCCTGATGGTGTACTCTGTCGCTATTTTATGTATTTCAAGAGTAAATAATATCTAATGTAGATCAGAGTAGAATCCTCTTTAAATAAGTAGCATTAGGTCCGTCTCCAATAAAATTATAAATATGCAAATGGAGAGATTCAAAAGCAGTGAGTTCATAAGTTCACACCATATGCATGATGTGATCATTTTTAATAATTGCATTCTATTTCATGATCACTTCACGCAGGTTCACACAGTGACTTTCAGTAGCTAGCCTACTGACTTGTGAATGTTTCCAAAAAAGAGATATGCCTGTGGAGGCCATTTGAGCACATTAAACTCAATGTCACATTCAAGAAACCAGTTTGAGATGACGATGTGATTATGGCATGTTATCCTGCTGGCAGTCTGTCAGGAATCAGAAGATGGGTACATTGTGGTCATAAAAGAATGGAGATTGTTGGCAACAATACTCAGGCTGCCGCTGAGGCATTTAAACTTTAATTAGTACGGTGGGGCCCAAAGTGTGTCAAGAAATTATCCCCTGCATCATTATACCACCACCAGTAGCATGAACTGTTTATACAGGATGGTTCAATGCTTTCATGTTTACATAAAATTCTGATACTACCATCTGAATGTCATAGCCGAAATCGAGACTCATCAGACCAAGCAACATTTTTCCAATCTTCTATTGTCCAATTTTGGTGAGCCAATCATGAAGCCTTAGTTTCCTGTTGGCTGACAGTAGTGACATCCGGTGTGGTCTTCCTGCTGCCGTAGCCCATCTGATTAAGGTTTGATGTGTTCAGAGATGCTCTTCTACCTGTTGTAACGAGTGGTTACTACTGTTGATCAGCTCAAACCTGTCTAGCTACCTCTGGCATCAACAAGGCATTTTCACCCAGAGGACTGCCTTAAaggttattctattgctgtaagtcactttggataaaagcgtctgtcAAAATGAATAAGTGTAAATGTAAGTGAATTAATGATATCAATACATAATAAAGGCAGGTTACCTTTATCTCTGTGCGTTTAAAACTGACCACATTTTCACAGGGAAGAACAGAttgtttttctcctttttctcacaaacacacacacacacacacacacacacatacacacggtaACCAGTCAATCAAATCAAAATGTTTTATTGATGTGAGGCAGATGTTAAACTTTTTTCAAATCAGGTTTGATGTGTTCAGAGATGCTCTTCTACCTGTTGTAACGAGTGGTTACTACTGTTGATCAGCTCAAACCCGTCTAGCTATTCTCCTCTGACCTCTGGCATCAACAAGGCATTTTCACCCAGAGGACTGCCTCTCAATGggtattttctcttttttgaacCATTCTCTGTAAACTCTGGAGATGGTTGTGCATGAAAATCCCAGAGCAGCAGTTGCAGCAGACCAGCCTGTCTGGCAAGAACAATCATGTCACATTAACATCACTTAAATCACCTTTATTCCCCATTCTTCTAC
It encodes:
- the LOC125289945 gene encoding GTPase IMAP family member 4-like — its product is MFTMLQNIVRLARPHSVCHLADHFKARALSSNCLVNLEQTSRVSQEKVRSMSISDHVDLPEVRVMLLGKTGAGKSASGNIILGSEMFKSEVSTLPVTKHCESQSGVVVGRNVTVIDTPGITLEKDSWLSAKKIKELGPHVFLLVIPLGKFPEEDSNEVNWIQSNFGEEALKFTIVLFTGGDVMDQNLKEEFLNENCGLQTILDCVEGKYCVLNNNFPTDHQVKGLIKKIDHTLMKNAGYAYNNEVKIKMKTTVRQEEERKTGKQNRELRKMRRNKAHIPGIPWMLLIVLGVMMSLQTVRFHHFGHITKDAVHLPEVRVMLLGKTGAGKSASGNIILGREVFKSEASDFPVTT